In a genomic window of Streptomyces sp. SJL17-4:
- a CDS encoding TetR/AcrR family transcriptional regulator, with translation MSTEIPRAGGTAAPLLGLLPTVGTPAPERADAARNRRKILDAAARIVAEDGPEAVTMNQVAHASGIGVGTVYRRFGDVSQLLWALLDDRERQFQEAYMSGPPPLGPGAPADARLDAFIDALVDRVGEQREILLAAHSAAPRARYHSGAYRVMHTHVALLVGRLRPGSDSTLLAHLLLAPFSPDVMHHLAVEQELSAERLKTGIRELLHLRA, from the coding sequence ATGAGCACCGAGATCCCGCGGGCCGGAGGCACGGCGGCACCCCTGCTCGGCCTCCTCCCCACCGTCGGCACCCCCGCACCCGAGCGGGCCGACGCCGCCCGCAACCGGCGCAAGATCCTCGACGCCGCCGCCCGGATCGTCGCCGAGGACGGCCCCGAGGCCGTCACCATGAACCAGGTCGCTCACGCCAGCGGTATCGGCGTCGGCACGGTCTACCGCCGCTTCGGCGACGTCTCCCAGCTCCTGTGGGCGCTCCTCGACGACCGCGAGCGCCAGTTCCAGGAGGCGTACATGAGCGGCCCGCCGCCGCTCGGACCCGGCGCCCCGGCCGACGCGCGGCTCGACGCCTTCATCGACGCGCTCGTCGACCGGGTCGGCGAACAGCGCGAGATCCTGCTCGCCGCGCACTCCGCCGCGCCCCGCGCCCGCTACCACAGCGGCGCGTACCGCGTGATGCACACGCATGTGGCCCTGCTCGTCGGGCGCCTGCGGCCCGGCTCCGACAGCACGCTGCTCGCGCACCTGCTGCTCGCACCGTTCTCGCCGGACGTCATGCACCATCTGGCGGTCGAGCAGGAGCTGTCGGCGGAGCGCCTCAAGACGGGGATACGGGAACTGCTCCACCTGCGGGCCTGA
- the wrbA gene encoding NAD(P)H:quinone oxidoreductase gives MSVKVAVIYYSATGAVHQLAQAVAEGAEKAGAEVRLRRVPELAPAAAIDSNPAWRAHVDATGDVEVATLEDLEWADAYALGSPTRFGNVAAQLKQYIDTSGGLWQQGVMADKPATAFTSAHNLHGGNESTLLALYNTFHHWGSVIVSPGFTDPAVYAAGGNPYGTAHPGANGAPEENVLQAARYQGRRLTTIAKRLKGLATD, from the coding sequence ATGTCCGTGAAGGTCGCTGTCATCTACTACTCGGCCACGGGTGCCGTCCACCAGCTCGCCCAGGCCGTCGCCGAGGGCGCCGAGAAGGCCGGCGCCGAGGTGCGGCTGCGCCGGGTGCCCGAGCTCGCCCCGGCCGCCGCCATCGACTCGAACCCGGCGTGGCGCGCCCATGTCGACGCCACCGGTGACGTGGAGGTCGCCACCCTCGAGGACCTGGAGTGGGCGGACGCGTACGCGCTCGGCTCCCCGACCCGTTTCGGCAACGTGGCGGCGCAGCTGAAGCAGTACATCGACACCTCGGGCGGCCTCTGGCAGCAGGGCGTCATGGCGGACAAGCCCGCGACCGCCTTCACCAGCGCGCACAACCTGCACGGCGGCAACGAGTCGACGCTGCTCGCGCTCTACAACACCTTCCACCACTGGGGCTCGGTCATCGTCTCCCCCGGCTTCACGGACCCGGCGGTCTACGCGGCCGGCGGCAACCCGTACGGCACCGCCCACCCGGGCGCGAACGGCGCCCCGGAGGAGAACGTCCTCCAGGCCGCCCGCTACCAGGGCCGACGCCTGACGACGATCGCGAAGCGCCTGAAGGGCCTCGCGACCGACTGA
- a CDS encoding metal-sensitive transcriptional regulator encodes MELDLAGAELKSVLNRLRRAQGQISGVIRMIEEGRDCEEVVTQLAAASRALDRAGFAIIATGLQQCLTDVEDGRRNGEDRDAMRARLEKLFLSLA; translated from the coding sequence GTGGAACTGGATCTCGCTGGTGCGGAGCTGAAGTCGGTACTGAACCGGCTCCGCCGGGCTCAGGGCCAGATCTCCGGCGTGATCCGGATGATCGAGGAAGGCCGCGACTGCGAGGAGGTCGTGACCCAGCTGGCCGCCGCCTCCCGGGCCCTCGACCGGGCCGGGTTCGCGATCATCGCGACCGGCCTCCAGCAGTGCCTGACCGACGTCGAGGACGGCCGCCGGAACGGCGAGGACCGTGACGCGATGCGCGCCCGGCTGGAGAAGCTCTTCCTGTCGCTGGCGTGA
- a CDS encoding TetR/AcrR family transcriptional regulator C-terminal domain-containing protein: MAAAKGKSSSGAGDPARTLELLWRDGSAAPAGRRGPRQGLTVDAVVDAALALADAGGLDALTMRAVAQHLGVTPMTLYTYVPGKAELLDLMLDAVFLRMDRPPFRPEESWRSRLTAVADANRALHLRHPWLVELRIVRAPLGPGVMTKYEYELGAFEGLGLDDVARDSALTYVLGFVQSGARAELDARAVERESAMSDGEWWDAHEPLLARALDQSRFPLASRVGEAAALAYDGLYDAEHAYRFGLARVLDGLAALGGI, from the coding sequence ATGGCGGCGGCGAAGGGGAAGAGCAGCAGCGGTGCGGGCGACCCGGCGCGCACCCTGGAGCTCCTGTGGCGCGACGGCTCGGCCGCCCCGGCGGGTCGGCGCGGGCCGAGACAGGGCCTCACGGTCGACGCGGTCGTCGACGCGGCCCTCGCCCTCGCCGACGCCGGCGGACTCGACGCGCTGACCATGCGCGCGGTGGCCCAGCACCTCGGCGTGACCCCGATGACGCTCTACACGTACGTCCCCGGCAAGGCCGAACTCCTCGACCTCATGCTGGACGCCGTCTTCCTGCGGATGGACCGGCCGCCGTTCCGCCCGGAGGAGTCCTGGCGGTCCCGCCTCACCGCGGTCGCGGACGCCAACCGGGCACTGCACCTGCGTCACCCGTGGCTGGTCGAACTGCGCATCGTGCGCGCCCCGTTGGGGCCCGGCGTGATGACCAAGTACGAGTACGAGCTCGGCGCCTTCGAGGGCCTCGGCCTCGACGACGTGGCCCGGGACTCGGCGCTGACGTACGTCCTCGGCTTCGTGCAGTCGGGCGCGCGGGCGGAGCTGGACGCGCGGGCCGTGGAGCGGGAGAGCGCGATGTCGGACGGGGAGTGGTGGGACGCCCACGAGCCGCTGCTGGCCCGCGCGTTGGACCAGTCGCGGTTCCCGCTGGCGAGCCGGGTGGGGGAGGCGGCGGCACTCGCGTACGACGGCCTGTACGACGCGGAACACGCGTACCGCTTCGGGCTGGCGCGGGTCCTGGACGGGCTTGCGGCGCTGGGCGGGATCTGA
- a CDS encoding TetR/AcrR family transcriptional regulator, whose amino-acid sequence MDAKPAPAAKPAPTGPRAARKRQAIVRAARDLFLREGFGVGMDAIAAEAGVSKVTVYNHFGSKEALFTAVVAGGLDEPLSESWQGEQGGRGAQGGRGAQGGRGGQGGQSGEGRSDAPDLARLVEADGPEALKAALIDAGHAWGRALRADTEGRALRTLVATEVHRFPELGRAWRAHGPAGHHPAVTNALRTLADRGLLDIPDLEVAVLQLYSLLVFPQMVFEQHGTELGEELGERLVVDGVEMFLRRYEPALGPGPAPAPSSSPPAI is encoded by the coding sequence ATGGACGCCAAGCCCGCCCCGGCCGCCAAGCCCGCCCCCACCGGCCCCCGCGCCGCCCGCAAACGGCAGGCGATCGTCCGGGCCGCCCGCGACCTCTTCCTCCGCGAGGGCTTCGGCGTCGGCATGGACGCCATCGCCGCCGAGGCCGGCGTTTCGAAAGTGACCGTCTACAACCACTTCGGCAGCAAGGAAGCCCTCTTCACCGCCGTCGTCGCGGGCGGCCTCGACGAGCCCCTCAGCGAAAGCTGGCAGGGCGAACAGGGCGGACGGGGCGCCCAGGGCGGACGGGGTGCCCAGGGCGGACGGGGTGGCCAGGGCGGACAGAGCGGTGAGGGGCGGAGCGACGCGCCCGACCTCGCTCGGCTCGTCGAGGCCGACGGGCCCGAGGCGCTCAAGGCCGCCCTCATCGACGCCGGTCACGCCTGGGGCCGGGCCCTGCGCGCCGACACCGAGGGGCGCGCCCTGCGCACCCTCGTCGCCACCGAGGTCCACCGCTTTCCCGAACTGGGCCGCGCCTGGCGCGCGCACGGCCCGGCCGGCCACCACCCCGCCGTCACGAACGCCCTGCGCACCCTCGCGGACCGGGGCCTCCTCGACATCCCCGACCTGGAGGTCGCCGTACTCCAGCTCTACTCGCTGCTGGTCTTCCCGCAGATGGTGTTCGAGCAGCACGGGACCGAGCTCGGCGAGGAGCTGGGCGAGCGTCTCGTCGTCGACGGGGTCGAGATGTTCCTCCGACGGTACGAGCCCGCCCTCGGGCCCGGACCCGCCCCCGCGCCCTCCTCGTCCCCGCCCGCAATCTGA